One Actinoplanes missouriensis 431 DNA segment encodes these proteins:
- a CDS encoding ABC transporter ATP-binding protein has translation MTRLNARGLTLGYDDRAVVTDLDADILDGKVTAIVGANACGKSTLLRGLARLLKPRAGEVRLDGAVMSGMSTVEVAKVLGLLPQSPVAPAGVTVADLVARGRYPHQGWFRRWTDGDHEAVARALEATGTADLADRPLQQLSGGQRQRVWVAMALAQDTDLLLLDEPTTFLDINHQVELLRLLRTLNEDAGKTIVAVLHDLNLASRFCDHVIAMAGGAIVAEGPPAEVITAELVAKVFGLSCVIVTDPVAGTPIVVPA, from the coding sequence GTGACACGGCTCAACGCCCGAGGACTGACCCTCGGATACGACGACCGGGCGGTCGTGACCGATCTGGACGCCGACATCCTCGACGGGAAGGTGACGGCGATCGTCGGCGCCAACGCCTGCGGCAAGTCGACGCTGCTGCGCGGCCTGGCCCGGCTGCTCAAACCCCGGGCCGGCGAGGTACGGCTGGACGGCGCGGTGATGAGCGGGATGAGCACGGTCGAGGTGGCGAAGGTGCTCGGCCTGCTGCCGCAGTCACCGGTCGCGCCGGCCGGGGTGACCGTCGCCGACCTGGTCGCGCGGGGACGCTACCCGCATCAGGGCTGGTTCCGCCGGTGGACCGACGGCGATCACGAGGCGGTGGCCCGGGCGCTCGAGGCGACCGGCACCGCTGATCTCGCCGACCGGCCGTTGCAGCAGCTCTCCGGCGGGCAGCGGCAGCGGGTGTGGGTGGCGATGGCGCTCGCGCAGGACACCGACCTGCTGCTGCTCGACGAGCCGACCACGTTCCTCGACATCAACCATCAGGTGGAGCTGCTCCGGCTGCTGCGCACGCTGAACGAGGACGCCGGCAAGACGATCGTCGCGGTGCTGCACGATCTCAACCTGGCCAGCCGTTTCTGCGACCACGTCATCGCGATGGCCGGCGGCGCCATCGTCGCCGAGGGGCCGCCGGCCGAGGTGATCACCGCGGAGCTGGTGGCGAAGGTGTTCGGGCTGAGCTGCGTCATCGTGACCGATCCGGTCGCCGGGACGCCGATCGTGGTGCCCGCCTGA
- a CDS encoding CAP domain-containing protein, whose protein sequence is MIAGPAEAAPAKTSETALQTEINRLINIERTDHGCDALTVDAKLTTAARAHSAWMARTGSFSHTGRSGSNFVARTKAAGYTKPSAENIAYGYRTAAQVVNGWMNSPGHRTNILNCTSKTVGVGAVYSDNGTPYYTQDFGY, encoded by the coding sequence ATGATCGCCGGACCCGCCGAAGCCGCACCGGCGAAGACGTCCGAGACCGCCCTGCAAACCGAAATCAACCGCCTCATCAACATCGAGCGCACCGACCACGGCTGCGACGCCCTCACCGTCGACGCCAAACTCACCACCGCCGCCCGCGCCCACAGCGCCTGGATGGCCCGCACCGGCAGCTTCTCGCACACCGGCCGCAGCGGCTCCAACTTCGTCGCCCGCACCAAGGCCGCCGGCTACACCAAACCCTCCGCCGAGAACATCGCCTACGGCTACCGCACCGCCGCCCAGGTCGTCAACGGCTGGATGAACTCCCCCGGCCACCGCACCAACATCCTCAACTGCACGTCCAAGACCGTCGGCGTCGGCGCCGTCTACAGCGACAACGGCACCCCCTACTACACCCAGGACTTCGGTTACTGA
- a CDS encoding ABC transporter ATP-binding protein, with amino-acid sequence MRTVNAAETAPTTHPWAVHAEKLQVRAGRHLAVDGLDLALGRGVHGLLGPNGAGKTTLMRALATVLKPAGGRLTLLGEQVDGRADLRLVRRGLGYLPQQFGFYPRFTVREFVEYMAWLKEMPKTAVPGATQRAIERVGLAGKADARMKTLSGGMLRRAGIAQAIVNDPAVLLLDEPTVGLDPEQRLDFRELLRDIGVDSCVLVSTHLVEDVVAACTDVVMMSEGRLVYQGTPDDLTRQGGPADAGDSPAERGYSALLRRHRAEGNR; translated from the coding sequence ATGCGTACGGTGAACGCGGCCGAGACGGCCCCCACCACACATCCCTGGGCAGTGCACGCCGAGAAACTCCAGGTGCGCGCCGGCCGCCATCTGGCCGTCGACGGGCTCGACCTGGCCCTGGGCCGCGGCGTGCACGGGCTGCTCGGCCCGAACGGCGCCGGCAAGACCACCCTGATGCGCGCCCTCGCCACGGTCCTCAAGCCGGCCGGCGGGCGGCTCACCCTGCTCGGCGAGCAGGTGGACGGCCGCGCCGACCTGCGGCTGGTCCGCCGCGGGCTGGGCTATCTGCCGCAGCAGTTCGGGTTCTACCCGCGCTTCACGGTCCGCGAGTTCGTCGAGTACATGGCGTGGCTCAAGGAGATGCCGAAGACCGCGGTGCCGGGCGCCACCCAGCGGGCGATCGAGCGCGTGGGGCTGGCCGGCAAGGCCGACGCGCGGATGAAGACGCTCTCCGGCGGCATGCTGCGCCGTGCCGGGATCGCGCAGGCCATCGTCAACGACCCGGCCGTGCTGCTGCTCGACGAGCCCACGGTCGGCCTCGACCCGGAACAGCGGCTCGACTTCCGGGAGCTGCTGCGCGACATCGGCGTGGACAGCTGCGTGCTGGTCTCCACCCACCTGGTCGAGGATGTGGTGGCGGCCTGCACCGACGTGGTGATGATGAGCGAGGGGCGGCTGGTCTATCAGGGCACCCCGGACGACCTGACCCGGCAGGGCGGGCCGGCCGACGCCGGCGACAGCCCGGCCGAGCGCGGGTACTCGGCGCTGCTGCGCCGGCACCGGGCGGAGGGCAACCGATGA
- a CDS encoding FecCD family ABC transporter permease: protein MRTSATNRVAGLVVLGALLAVVAFLSVTQGSRSIDLADVLRALGNLGAGDDGTVTSTVTLELRVPRTLLGVLVGAALGVAGAILQGVTRNPLADAGIMGINSGAAAFVVFAITVLGVRGAGVYVWFAFAGAILATVLVYAIASMGREGATPVKLALAGAAVTAGLGSLTSAIVMTNIDALNELRFWQVGSLAGRYLPILTGVAPFLILGLLASLALGRMLNGLALGEDVARGLGQRVGLTRTAAFGVVAILAGAATAACGPIVFIGLVVPHLARFLCGPDYRWILPYSMLLAPVLLLLADVLGRIAGAPGELQVGVVLAVLCAPVFIGIVRYARLAEV, encoded by the coding sequence ATGAGAACGTCGGCAACTAATCGGGTCGCCGGGCTCGTCGTCCTGGGCGCCCTGCTCGCGGTCGTCGCGTTCCTCAGCGTCACGCAGGGCTCCCGGTCGATCGATCTGGCCGACGTCCTGCGGGCGCTGGGGAACCTGGGCGCGGGCGACGACGGGACGGTCACCAGCACGGTCACGCTGGAGCTGCGCGTCCCCCGTACCCTGTTGGGGGTTCTGGTGGGCGCGGCCCTCGGCGTCGCCGGCGCCATCCTGCAAGGGGTGACCCGGAACCCGCTCGCCGACGCCGGGATCATGGGCATCAACTCCGGCGCCGCCGCGTTCGTGGTCTTCGCGATCACGGTGCTCGGGGTGCGCGGCGCGGGAGTCTACGTCTGGTTCGCGTTCGCCGGCGCGATCCTCGCGACGGTGCTGGTCTACGCGATCGCGTCGATGGGCCGGGAGGGCGCCACGCCGGTGAAACTCGCGCTGGCCGGCGCCGCCGTCACGGCCGGGCTCGGCTCGCTCACCTCGGCGATCGTGATGACGAACATCGACGCGCTCAACGAGCTGCGGTTCTGGCAGGTCGGGTCGCTCGCCGGGCGGTACCTGCCGATCCTGACCGGGGTGGCGCCGTTTCTGATCCTCGGGCTGCTGGCCAGCCTCGCGCTGGGGCGGATGCTGAACGGGCTGGCGCTCGGCGAGGACGTGGCGCGCGGCCTCGGCCAGCGTGTCGGGCTGACCCGGACCGCCGCGTTCGGTGTGGTGGCGATCCTGGCCGGGGCGGCCACCGCCGCGTGTGGACCGATCGTGTTCATCGGCCTGGTGGTGCCGCACCTGGCGCGGTTCCTCTGTGGGCCGGACTACAGGTGGATCCTGCCGTACTCGATGCTGCTCGCCCCGGTCCTGCTGCTCCTCGCCGACGTGCTCGGACGGATCGCCGGGGCGCCCGGTGAGCTGCAGGTCGGTGTGGTGCTCGCGGTGCTCTGCGCGCCGGTGTTCATCGGCATCGTGCGGTACGCGCGGCTGGCGGAGGTCTGA
- a CDS encoding ABC transporter substrate-binding protein: MHTWRSVLTVATLGALLAGCGGNASTEEPAAAAGPWSFTSGNGQVVTAEKVPSRIIAHAGEAAALMSFGIKPVGIYADEPVKTDLNLKDLDLTGITILGEEWGKIDVEKAASLAPDLIVGDWWPAEKAYSGLEEGVDEKSKKLAELAPIAGVAQGESIADLAEGYEQLAKSLGAKVDDPQIAAHKQRYEKAVEAFKAATAAKPNLTAAGMSPTDEKVYVANPKYAPELLDFQRWGLKVLDPAAPDKDFPYWETLSWENADKYQPDLILWDGRAYKDTLNAEFGKKQPTWFEIKAAKAGAVTAWPAYWLHTYEDFATELEKLTTVINGADENVGN; the protein is encoded by the coding sequence ATGCATACCTGGCGTTCAGTTCTGACAGTCGCGACTCTGGGCGCTCTGCTCGCCGGCTGCGGCGGTAACGCGTCCACCGAGGAACCCGCCGCGGCCGCCGGCCCCTGGTCGTTCACCAGCGGCAACGGTCAGGTGGTCACGGCGGAGAAGGTTCCGTCCCGGATCATCGCGCACGCCGGCGAGGCAGCGGCGCTGATGTCGTTCGGGATCAAGCCGGTCGGCATCTACGCCGACGAGCCGGTGAAGACCGACCTGAACCTCAAGGACCTCGACCTGACCGGGATCACCATCCTCGGCGAGGAGTGGGGCAAGATCGACGTCGAGAAGGCGGCCTCCCTGGCCCCGGACCTGATCGTCGGCGATTGGTGGCCGGCCGAAAAGGCGTACTCCGGCCTGGAAGAGGGTGTTGACGAGAAGAGCAAGAAACTCGCCGAGCTCGCGCCCATCGCCGGTGTCGCCCAGGGTGAGTCGATCGCCGACCTCGCGGAAGGCTACGAGCAGCTGGCGAAGAGCCTCGGCGCGAAGGTGGACGACCCGCAGATCGCCGCGCACAAGCAGCGGTACGAGAAGGCGGTCGAGGCGTTCAAGGCGGCGACCGCGGCGAAGCCGAACCTCACCGCCGCCGGGATGTCGCCGACCGACGAGAAGGTCTACGTCGCCAACCCGAAGTACGCGCCGGAGCTGCTCGACTTCCAGCGCTGGGGCCTCAAGGTGCTGGACCCGGCCGCCCCGGACAAGGACTTCCCGTACTGGGAGACGCTGAGCTGGGAGAACGCCGACAAGTACCAGCCCGACCTGATCCTCTGGGACGGCCGCGCCTACAAGGACACGCTGAACGCCGAGTTCGGCAAGAAGCAGCCCACCTGGTTCGAGATCAAGGCGGCCAAGGCGGGCGCCGTGACCGCGTGGCCGGCCTACTGGCTGCACACCTACGAGGACTTCGCGACCGAGCTGGAGAAGCTGACCACCGTGATCAACGGCGCTGATGAGAACGTCGGCAACTAA
- a CDS encoding RNA polymerase sigma factor, producing the protein MKRNLSAADEDELVRRTAAGDRRAFDELYRRTSPWLLTRLRRRCADDDVVADVMQETYLAVWRAAGSFAGAATSGSAAGWLWTIAAHRLVDAFRRRARHNQVPAVQMSDAIAPAAEDEVMAGRVAHELEQALLELPSEAREVLRAMVLDGFSVRETSLLLGVPESTVKSRARRARIALREALS; encoded by the coding sequence GTGAAACGAAACCTGAGTGCGGCCGACGAGGACGAGCTGGTCCGCCGCACCGCCGCCGGGGACCGGCGCGCGTTCGACGAGCTGTACCGGCGCACCTCGCCGTGGCTGCTCACCCGGCTGCGGCGGCGCTGCGCCGACGACGACGTGGTCGCCGACGTGATGCAGGAGACCTACCTCGCCGTCTGGCGGGCCGCCGGCAGCTTCGCCGGGGCGGCCACGTCGGGCAGCGCCGCCGGCTGGCTCTGGACGATCGCCGCGCACCGCCTGGTCGACGCGTTCCGGCGGCGGGCCCGGCACAACCAGGTGCCCGCGGTGCAGATGTCCGACGCGATCGCCCCGGCCGCCGAGGACGAGGTGATGGCCGGCCGGGTCGCACACGAGCTGGAGCAGGCGCTGCTGGAGCTCCCGTCCGAGGCACGGGAGGTGCTCCGGGCGATGGTCCTCGACGGCTTCTCCGTCCGGGAGACGTCACTGCTGCTGGGCGTACCCGAAAGCACTGTCAAATCGCGGGCCCGCAGGGCTCGCATCGCTCTGCGGGAGGCACTGTCGTGA
- a CDS encoding cupin domain-containing protein — protein MTTHPSRAVIARYADRDTDLDEVTMWSLEVHLEECADCRAVLAGSTPDDSRALLDRIAAGLDAGIAAGPAPTPVRTIRRRWMVWSLAPWLIMTVAVLACAVTLQVLQPSLPSLVTLLAPVAPLPGVAIAWSRRADPAWELIAGTPAAGLTMLLRRTAGVLAVVIPALALGSSRTGGSLAVALLPCLAFTAATIALGGFVGVRRAAIALGALWVLAVVVPTVATARLPVLLQPASATAWALTALLLAGLAFLRADNFRRLTSHH, from the coding sequence GTGACCACGCATCCGAGCCGGGCGGTGATCGCCCGCTACGCCGACCGCGACACGGACCTCGACGAGGTCACCATGTGGTCCCTGGAGGTGCATCTGGAGGAGTGCGCGGACTGCCGAGCGGTGCTCGCCGGCAGCACCCCCGACGACTCCCGGGCCCTGCTCGACCGGATCGCCGCCGGCCTCGACGCCGGCATCGCCGCCGGTCCGGCGCCCACCCCGGTACGGACGATCCGCCGCCGCTGGATGGTGTGGAGCCTGGCGCCCTGGCTGATCATGACCGTCGCCGTGCTGGCCTGTGCGGTGACCCTGCAGGTGCTGCAGCCGAGTCTGCCGTCGCTGGTCACACTCCTGGCCCCGGTGGCGCCGCTGCCCGGCGTCGCGATCGCCTGGAGCCGCCGCGCCGACCCGGCCTGGGAGCTGATCGCCGGCACCCCGGCGGCCGGGCTGACGATGCTGCTGCGGCGCACCGCCGGGGTGCTCGCCGTGGTGATTCCGGCGCTCGCGCTGGGCAGCAGCCGTACCGGAGGCTCGCTGGCCGTCGCGCTCCTGCCGTGCCTGGCCTTCACCGCCGCGACCATCGCCCTGGGTGGCTTCGTCGGTGTCCGCCGTGCCGCCATCGCGCTCGGCGCCCTCTGGGTGCTCGCCGTGGTGGTGCCGACCGTCGCCACCGCGCGGCTGCCCGTGCTGTTGCAACCGGCCAGCGCCACCGCCTGGGCACTGACCGCCCTCCTCCTCGCCGGCCTGGCGTTCCTGCGGGCCGACAACTTCCGCCGCCTGACCAGTCACCACTGA
- a CDS encoding FecCD family ABC transporter permease, with the protein MTTLTVIKATHRRRATRSLVVTTGLACFVVALFVLTMMVGSFRLTAWQVITSVLHLESNAGVDFVVRGLRLPTATTALAVGLALGASGTIFQQLLRNPLASPDFVGITSGASLAAAGSIVFLQAAGLVVCAYALGGALLAALLMYVLAWRDGVSGYRFILIGIGIAAFFDGLVGYVLSRAKLTEARQAMHWLTGSVGQASDSELRVLLYALPPLLLIAIGLQRHLRALELGDDTARALGTRTESSRAALLAVAVLLVALAVAVAGPIIFVALVAGPVANRLLGPATGGIAAAALTGAALMLTADLVAVHLLPAPLPTGVVTGAVGAPYLLWLLATTNRKGVGG; encoded by the coding sequence ATGACCACTCTCACCGTGATCAAGGCGACCCATCGCCGCCGGGCCACCCGGTCCCTGGTCGTCACCACCGGGCTCGCCTGCTTCGTCGTCGCGCTGTTCGTGCTGACCATGATGGTCGGCAGTTTCCGGCTGACCGCGTGGCAGGTCATCACGTCGGTGCTGCATCTGGAGTCCAACGCCGGCGTCGACTTCGTGGTGCGTGGCCTGCGCCTGCCGACCGCCACCACGGCGCTGGCCGTGGGCCTCGCTCTCGGCGCCTCCGGGACGATCTTCCAGCAGTTGCTGCGGAACCCGCTCGCGTCACCGGACTTCGTCGGCATCACCTCGGGCGCGAGCCTCGCCGCCGCCGGGAGCATCGTGTTCCTGCAGGCCGCGGGGCTGGTGGTGTGCGCGTACGCGCTCGGCGGCGCGCTGCTGGCGGCCCTGCTCATGTATGTGCTGGCCTGGCGCGACGGGGTCAGCGGATATCGCTTCATCCTGATCGGCATCGGCATCGCGGCGTTCTTCGACGGCCTCGTCGGGTACGTGCTGAGCCGCGCCAAACTGACCGAGGCGCGCCAGGCGATGCACTGGCTCACCGGCTCGGTCGGGCAGGCCAGCGACAGTGAGCTGCGGGTTCTGCTGTACGCGCTACCCCCGCTGCTGCTGATCGCGATCGGACTGCAACGGCACCTGCGGGCGCTGGAACTGGGTGACGACACGGCACGGGCGCTGGGCACCCGTACCGAATCGAGCCGTGCCGCCCTGCTCGCGGTCGCGGTCCTGCTGGTCGCGCTCGCGGTGGCGGTGGCCGGGCCGATCATCTTCGTGGCGCTGGTGGCCGGCCCGGTCGCGAACCGGCTGCTCGGCCCGGCGACCGGTGGCATCGCCGCGGCCGCGCTCACCGGCGCCGCGCTGATGCTCACCGCCGACCTCGTCGCCGTGCACCTGCTGCCGGCACCGCTGCCGACGGGTGTGGTCACCGGGGCGGTCGGCGCCCCGTACCTGTTGTGGCTGCTGGCCACGACGAACCGGAAAGGAGTGGGCGGGTGA